The nucleotide window ATGGGCGTACCGATAAGAAAGATGCCGAACAGGACGAATACCCAAATCATATCCCAGCCCCTCCTTCACCGGAGGATACCGCTTTGTCCCTCAAAAAAAGCATCCTGTACGTATCGATCGCCAGCGCGGCGATCATCACCGTCGACACTACGGGAAACACCGCGTATACATAGCTCATGGGAAATTCCAGATACGGCGTATATTGATCGGTATTGGCCAGTATGAACGGAATGCTGTATCGCAGGACGGCGATTAAAAAAACGCACATGATGACGTTGGAGACGACCCCGAAAATATAACGCTTTTTCTCAGGAATGAACTGGAGCGCCACATCGATGTTCAGATGAGCCTTCCGGATAATGCCGACGCAGCTTCCGCAGAAAACGGAAAAAATGAAGCAGATGCGGATGACGTCGGTCGACCAGGGGA belongs to Synergistaceae bacterium and includes:
- a CDS encoding TRAP transporter small permease, which codes for MDRIFAVIGGVCLIVIFVVSFVQVLQRYVFDMSIPWSTDVIRICFIFSVFCGSCVGIIRKAHLNIDVALQFIPEKKRYIFGVVSNVIMCVFLIAVLRYSIPFILANTDQYTPYLEFPMSYVYAVFPVVSTVMIAALAIDTYRMLFLRDKAVSSGEGGAGI